Proteins encoded together in one Chitinophaga sp. LS1 window:
- the pdxA gene encoding 4-hydroxythreonine-4-phosphate dehydrogenase PdxA, translating to MSSNAQTNKPVIGITVGDINSIGAELIIKTFADNRMLEFCTPVIFASNKTINFYRKLMNENNFNYQSLKEFSRLNHKQVNVFNCWEEEVQITPGILNETGGKYAARSLAVAIECLKNGEIDGLVTAPIHKKNIQSEQFNYTGHTPYLRDAFEAKDVLMFMTADNMRVGLLTEHVPIRDVAKYVTRENILAKLTMMKDSLIRDFGIDQPRIAVLGLNPHAGDDGLIGDEELREIIPAIDHAKNHGILCFGPYSADAFFARNMHAAFDGVLAMYHDQGLIPFKSLATGEGINFTAGLPIVRTSPDHGTAFDIAGKNLADHFSFRQAIFSCLDIIEKREQYDENTLNPLKKIELASE from the coding sequence ATGAGTAGCAACGCCCAGACAAACAAGCCGGTAATTGGTATCACCGTTGGTGATATTAACAGCATTGGCGCCGAATTGATTATCAAGACCTTTGCGGATAACAGAATGCTGGAGTTTTGTACCCCGGTGATATTTGCTTCCAACAAGACGATCAACTTCTATCGCAAGTTGATGAATGAGAACAACTTCAACTATCAGAGTCTGAAAGAATTCTCCAGGCTGAACCACAAGCAGGTGAATGTATTCAACTGCTGGGAAGAAGAAGTACAGATCACACCAGGTATACTGAATGAAACAGGCGGTAAATACGCTGCCCGTTCCCTCGCAGTCGCCATCGAATGCCTGAAAAACGGTGAAATAGATGGTCTGGTGACCGCTCCGATCCACAAAAAGAACATACAGAGCGAGCAGTTCAATTACACTGGTCACACCCCTTACCTCAGAGATGCCTTTGAAGCAAAAGATGTGCTCATGTTTATGACTGCCGATAATATGCGTGTAGGATTGCTCACCGAGCATGTACCTATCCGTGATGTAGCAAAATATGTGACCCGCGAAAACATCCTGGCCAAACTGACCATGATGAAAGATAGCCTGATCAGAGACTTTGGTATCGACCAGCCACGCATTGCAGTACTGGGTCTGAACCCACATGCCGGCGATGATGGCCTGATCGGTGACGAAGAACTGAGAGAGATCATCCCTGCTATTGACCATGCAAAGAACCATGGTATTCTTTGCTTTGGCCCTTATAGCGCCGATGCCTTCTTTGCAAGGAATATGCACGCCGCCTTCGATGGCGTACTGGCTATGTACCACGACCAGGGCCTGATACCATTCAAGTCACTGGCTACCGGCGAAGGGATCAACTTCACGGCAGGTCTGCCTATCGTACGCACTTCTCCTGACCATGGTACTGCATTTGATATTGCAGGTAAAAACCTGGCAGATCACTTTTCTTTCCGCCAGGCGATCTTCTCCTGTCTGGATATTATTGAGAAGAGAGAACAGTATGACGAGAACACGCTGAACCCACTCAAGAAAATTGAATTAGCTTCTGAATAG
- the rsmA gene encoding 16S rRNA (adenine(1518)-N(6)/adenine(1519)-N(6))-dimethyltransferase RsmA — MYTLKKSLGQHFLKDENICRKIVDSLPVIPNQQVLEVGPGAGAITKYLLELPDTSFKAVELDTEKVAYLQKTYPAIQGKLINESFLDVKPPFEGKFNVIGNFPYNISSQIMFRILDWKEQVPCVVGMFQKEVALRIAAKHGNKDYGILSVFIQAYYRVEYLFEVSETCFNPPPKVKSAVIRLHRLEENYDIQNERKFKNLVKTAFGQRRKQLRNPLKTLFDKEVLQDSIFTKRAEELTVADFVALSHKMI, encoded by the coding sequence ATGTATACACTTAAAAAATCGCTTGGGCAGCACTTTCTCAAGGACGAAAACATCTGCAGAAAGATTGTTGATTCACTACCTGTAATTCCGAATCAGCAAGTGCTGGAAGTGGGGCCTGGTGCGGGCGCCATTACAAAATACCTCCTTGAACTGCCAGATACTTCATTCAAGGCTGTAGAGCTGGACACTGAAAAGGTAGCATACCTCCAGAAGACATATCCCGCCATTCAGGGAAAGCTCATTAATGAGAGTTTTCTGGATGTGAAGCCGCCGTTTGAGGGGAAATTCAATGTTATTGGCAACTTCCCGTACAACATTTCTTCCCAGATCATGTTTCGCATACTGGACTGGAAGGAGCAGGTACCCTGTGTAGTCGGGATGTTCCAGAAAGAGGTGGCTTTGCGCATTGCTGCAAAGCATGGGAATAAGGACTATGGCATTTTGAGTGTGTTCATTCAGGCTTATTACAGGGTAGAATACCTGTTTGAAGTGAGTGAGACCTGTTTCAATCCGCCTCCGAAGGTGAAGTCGGCAGTGATTCGTTTGCACAGGCTGGAAGAGAATTATGATATTCAGAATGAGCGGAAATTTAAGAACCTGGTAAAAACTGCTTTTGGCCAGCGTCGTAAGCAATTGCGAAATCCGTTAAAAACATTATTTGATAAGGAAGTACTACAGGACAGCATCTTTACCAAACGGGCAGAAGAGCTGACCGTAGCAGATTTTGTAGCATTATCCCACAAGATGATATGA
- a CDS encoding NAD(P)-dependent oxidoreductase → MSRKVLITAKAHNYLIDRLEEKGFEVSYQPAITYEELLGAIHEYVGLIVTTRMKIDQPVINRASQLQWIGRLGSGMELIDVAYAESKGIHCASSPEGNREAVGEQMVGMLLCMMNNVLKSNLELRQGIYERDGNRGFEIGGRTVGIIGYGNTGSAYARKLRGFEPKILAYDKYKTGFSNDHVQEATMEQLFAEAEIVSVHLPLTAETRHLANLAFFRSFHRPIWFLNAARGKIVHTPDLIQALEEGLLRGAALDVQENEKLATYSQEERAQLQKLLNFPNVVMTPHIAGYTHEASINMARIVLEKLHVI, encoded by the coding sequence ATGAGCAGGAAAGTATTAATTACAGCTAAAGCGCACAATTACTTAATTGACAGGTTGGAAGAGAAGGGATTTGAAGTCAGCTACCAGCCTGCCATTACATACGAGGAGCTACTTGGAGCTATTCACGAATACGTAGGATTGATTGTAACCACCCGCATGAAGATAGACCAGCCTGTTATAAACCGTGCATCGCAATTGCAATGGATCGGGCGACTGGGTAGCGGTATGGAGCTGATCGATGTGGCGTATGCGGAGAGCAAGGGTATTCATTGTGCCAGCAGTCCGGAGGGAAACAGGGAAGCGGTTGGTGAGCAGATGGTTGGTATGCTGTTGTGTATGATGAACAATGTGCTGAAGAGTAACCTGGAATTGCGCCAGGGCATTTATGAAAGAGATGGGAACAGGGGTTTTGAAATAGGCGGCCGTACGGTAGGCATCATTGGGTATGGTAATACTGGCAGTGCTTATGCGCGTAAGCTGAGAGGCTTTGAGCCAAAGATCCTGGCTTATGATAAATATAAAACCGGTTTCAGCAACGATCATGTACAGGAAGCGACGATGGAGCAACTGTTTGCCGAAGCTGAGATTGTGAGTGTGCATCTGCCACTGACAGCGGAAACCAGACACCTGGCGAACCTTGCCTTCTTCCGTTCCTTCCACAGACCCATCTGGTTCCTGAATGCGGCGAGGGGGAAGATCGTGCACACACCGGATCTGATCCAGGCGCTGGAAGAGGGATTGCTGAGAGGGGCGGCACTGGATGTACAGGAGAATGAAAAGCTGGCTACTTATAGTCAGGAAGAGAGAGCGCAGCTGCAAAAACTGCTGAATTTTCCGAATGTAGTGATGACACCGCACATAGCGGGATATACCCATGAGGCGAGCATTAATATGGCCAGGATTGTGTTAGAGAAGTTGCATGTGATATAA
- the greA gene encoding transcription elongation factor GreA codes for MSGINYVTKETLDQMREELNFLKTKGRAEIARAISEAREKGDLKENAEYDAAKEAQGLHEAKLATLENAIATARIVDAESIDTSKVSILCKVTITNVGTKKTVTYQLVSEKEADLKANKISVTSPIGKGLLGKVIGDVAEISTPNGVIKLKVEDITI; via the coding sequence ATGTCTGGTATTAACTACGTTACCAAGGAGACCCTGGACCAGATGCGTGAAGAGCTCAATTTCCTAAAAACAAAAGGCCGGGCAGAAATTGCCAGGGCTATTTCGGAAGCCAGAGAGAAAGGTGACTTGAAGGAAAATGCGGAGTATGACGCAGCAAAAGAGGCGCAGGGTTTACATGAGGCCAAGCTGGCCACACTAGAAAATGCGATCGCTACTGCCAGAATAGTAGACGCAGAATCCATTGATACCTCCAAAGTATCTATTTTATGTAAAGTGACTATTACAAATGTAGGTACTAAGAAAACCGTGACCTATCAGTTGGTGTCGGAGAAAGAGGCGGACCTGAAAGCGAACAAGATCTCAGTGACTTCTCCCATTGGGAAGGGATTGCTGGGCAAAGTGATAGGTGATGTTGCAGAAATCTCTACTCCTAATGGTGTAATTAAACTCAAGGTAGAGGATATTACAATATAA
- a CDS encoding HIT family protein: protein MSSVFTKIINGEIPSYRIAENDSFYAFLDIFPLVKGHTLIVPKVEIDKFFDVTDDLLGEWLLFAKPIAQAIEHAFPCNRVGMSVVGLEVPHAHMHLIPINSIDDMNFQRPKLKLSEAEFKAVQEQITAALAR from the coding sequence ATGTCATCTGTATTTACGAAAATCATCAACGGTGAAATTCCCAGCTACCGTATAGCTGAGAATGATAGTTTTTATGCTTTCCTGGATATTTTTCCATTAGTGAAGGGGCATACATTGATTGTTCCAAAGGTGGAGATAGACAAATTCTTCGATGTGACGGATGATTTGCTGGGCGAGTGGTTGTTGTTTGCTAAGCCAATTGCGCAGGCGATAGAGCATGCATTTCCATGCAATCGTGTAGGTATGAGTGTGGTTGGTTTGGAAGTACCGCATGCACATATGCATCTGATACCTATTAATTCAATTGACGATATGAACTTCCAGCGTCCTAAGCTCAAGCTGTCAGAGGCTGAGTTCAAGGCTGTTCAGGAGCAGATTACAGCTGCCCTGGCACGTTAA
- a CDS encoding response regulator transcription factor has translation MKARILLVEDDQNVGAVTKKRLEEAGYDVVHSTDGQMAWEQFQLRTFDICLLDVVMPKKDGFTLAEQIRRKNDFIPILFLTSKAMDEDKIKGFKTGADDYITKPFSMQELLLRIEVFLKRTKSAVNTTTEKRTQYNIGKLTFDYNDLILREKNGEVSSTLTQKEADLLKYLCDNANKTLKREEILFHVWGKDDYFLGRSMDVFITKLRKHFRTDPAIKLETLHGVGFRFNVPGQL, from the coding sequence ATGAAAGCAAGAATCCTATTGGTGGAAGATGATCAAAATGTTGGTGCGGTAACAAAGAAGCGATTAGAAGAAGCAGGCTACGATGTGGTACATAGCACAGACGGACAAATGGCCTGGGAGCAGTTCCAGTTACGAACCTTTGATATATGTTTACTGGATGTGGTAATGCCCAAAAAAGACGGTTTCACACTGGCAGAACAAATCCGGAGAAAAAACGACTTCATTCCTATCCTCTTTCTCACCTCGAAAGCAATGGATGAAGATAAAATTAAAGGATTTAAAACAGGAGCAGACGACTATATTACCAAACCATTCAGCATGCAGGAACTCTTGCTGCGCATTGAAGTATTCCTGAAAAGAACCAAAAGTGCCGTAAACACTACGACTGAGAAACGCACGCAGTATAACATCGGCAAACTCACCTTTGACTATAATGACCTCATTCTTCGCGAAAAGAACGGAGAGGTTTCCAGCACGCTTACACAAAAAGAAGCTGACCTGCTCAAATACCTTTGCGATAATGCTAACAAAACGCTGAAAAGAGAAGAGATCCTCTTCCACGTTTGGGGCAAAGATGACTATTTCCTGGGCCGCAGTATGGACGTGTTCATTACCAAGCTGAGGAAACATTTCAGAACAGATCCCGCTATAAAGCTGGAAACCCTCCATGGTGTAGGCTTCCGCTTTAACGTGCCAGGGCAGCTGTAA
- the ruvC gene encoding crossover junction endodeoxyribonuclease RuvC, producing the protein MANKSKIILGIDPGTLVMGYGLILVEGTKASLLEMDVLKLSRHKDHYERLQLIHARVNELIRLHKPASCAIEAPFFGKNVQSMLKLGRAQGVAIATAMQAGVPVTEYSPKKIKQSITGNGNANKEQIWQMLQRILKFSERPDYLDATDAVAVAVCHFFQESTVMPDTSKAKGWDAFLQKNPGRIVG; encoded by the coding sequence TTGGCAAACAAGTCGAAAATAATTCTCGGTATTGATCCGGGTACATTGGTAATGGGCTACGGACTCATTCTGGTGGAAGGGACGAAAGCCAGCCTGCTGGAAATGGATGTGTTAAAACTATCCCGTCACAAAGATCACTACGAAAGGTTGCAATTGATACACGCCCGTGTAAATGAACTGATACGCTTGCATAAACCGGCTTCCTGCGCAATTGAGGCCCCTTTTTTTGGTAAGAACGTACAAAGTATGCTCAAACTGGGCAGGGCACAGGGGGTGGCCATCGCTACTGCCATGCAGGCCGGCGTACCAGTGACTGAGTATTCACCCAAAAAAATAAAACAGTCCATTACCGGCAATGGTAATGCTAATAAAGAACAAATCTGGCAAATGCTCCAAAGGATCCTGAAATTTTCAGAACGCCCTGATTATCTGGATGCTACAGATGCTGTCGCAGTGGCTGTCTGCCATTTTTTCCAGGAGTCCACCGTCATGCCCGATACCAGCAAGGCAAAGGGTTGGGACGCATTTCTACAGAAAAATCCTGGTCGTATAGTCGGTTAA
- a CDS encoding DUF3108 domain-containing protein, which translates to MRFILLTVVFSLAIIRPLYAQNEFCGITNTSFKAGESITFKVFYTLGRVYIGAGEATFNCNLEKFNGKDVYHISAEGKTYRTYDWFFKVRDKYQSFIDTANMMPMKFLRDVEEGGYRLHNDVSFYQAQHTAVSTKGSYKVPPCVQDVISAIYYARNIDFNKYKPGDKIPFNMFLDDKVYNIYVRYIGKEIVETKFGKFRAIRFAPLLLQGSMFEGGEKMSVWVSDDGNKIPLRIDSPISVGSIKVDMIGYKNIRYPFSSLISK; encoded by the coding sequence ATGCGGTTCATTCTACTCACAGTTGTTTTTAGTCTGGCCATTATCCGCCCCCTGTATGCACAAAACGAATTTTGTGGTATCACGAATACCAGCTTTAAAGCAGGCGAGAGTATTACGTTCAAAGTTTTCTATACCCTGGGAAGAGTATATATTGGTGCCGGTGAAGCTACGTTTAACTGTAATCTTGAAAAGTTCAACGGCAAAGACGTCTACCACATCTCCGCAGAAGGTAAGACTTACAGAACCTACGACTGGTTCTTTAAGGTCCGCGACAAATACCAGAGTTTTATAGATACGGCCAATATGATGCCCATGAAGTTCCTCCGCGATGTAGAGGAAGGCGGGTACCGGCTACATAATGATGTAAGCTTTTATCAGGCACAGCATACCGCAGTCAGTACCAAAGGCAGTTACAAGGTGCCCCCCTGCGTGCAGGACGTGATCAGCGCTATCTACTACGCCCGTAATATTGATTTTAATAAATATAAGCCAGGCGATAAGATCCCTTTCAATATGTTCCTCGACGACAAGGTCTACAACATCTATGTACGCTATATTGGTAAGGAAATCGTAGAAACCAAGTTTGGTAAGTTTCGGGCCATCCGGTTCGCCCCCCTGCTGCTGCAAGGTTCTATGTTCGAAGGCGGGGAGAAAATGAGCGTATGGGTAAGTGACGATGGCAATAAGATCCCTCTCCGTATTGATAGTCCTATCTCCGTGGGTAGTATTAAGGTAGATATGATCGGGTACAAGAATATTCGCTATCCATTTTCCTCTCTCATCTCAAAATAA
- a CDS encoding response regulator transcription factor, whose translation MEERKPKILLAEDDTNLGMVLKNYLELNDYDVELCRDGILALAAFRREKFDICLLDIMMPNMDGFKLAEEIRDVDPDIPLFFLSAKTMKEDIIQGYKLGADDYIAKPFDSELLLLKIKAILKRNQELNSKEEDIHEFKIGRYEFNSRLRTLARDGETHTLSPKENELLRMLCEHKNDLLPRELALKKIWGSDTYFNGRSMDVYIAKLRKYLKEDTNIEIVNIHGNGFRLVVKD comes from the coding sequence ATGGAAGAACGTAAACCAAAGATATTACTGGCAGAGGATGATACCAACCTGGGTATGGTGCTCAAAAATTATCTTGAACTGAACGATTATGACGTGGAGTTGTGCCGTGATGGCATTCTGGCGCTGGCTGCCTTCAGGAGGGAGAAATTTGACATTTGCCTGCTGGATATCATGATGCCTAATATGGATGGTTTTAAACTAGCCGAGGAAATCCGGGATGTAGATCCTGATATTCCTTTATTCTTCCTCTCTGCCAAAACAATGAAAGAAGACATCATCCAGGGATATAAGCTGGGTGCTGATGACTATATTGCCAAGCCATTTGACAGTGAACTGCTCCTGTTGAAGATCAAAGCGATCCTGAAAAGAAACCAGGAACTGAACAGCAAAGAGGAAGATATACACGAATTTAAAATAGGTCGCTACGAATTCAATTCCCGACTGCGTACCCTGGCCCGCGATGGTGAAACACATACGCTCTCTCCAAAAGAGAACGAACTGTTACGCATGCTGTGCGAGCATAAGAATGACTTGCTGCCACGTGAACTGGCGCTGAAAAAGATATGGGGCAGCGATACTTATTTCAACGGTCGTAGTATGGACGTGTATATTGCCAAGCTGCGCAAATACCTGAAGGAGGATACGAATATTGAAATCGTGAACATTCACGGTAACGGTTTCCGTCTGGTGGTGAAAGATTAG
- a CDS encoding response regulator transcription factor, whose protein sequence is MKLLLIEDEPAVVSFIHRYLTEAGYDVTVAMDGPTGLQMAMEHPFQLIILDVMLPGMSGIAVCKELRTQQNKTPILMLTALGSTENVVSGLDSGADDYLIKPFKQAELLARIRSLLRRQPDNTVAVLPAANLLKLADLELNTDTKSASRSGESITLTATEYRLLEYFLRNPRRVLSRMEILENVWGIDFNMNTKVVDVYVNYLRRKVNRKDLPALIQTVVGMGYMLKEEA, encoded by the coding sequence ATGAAATTATTGTTAATAGAGGACGAACCGGCAGTTGTATCCTTCATACACCGATATCTTACTGAAGCAGGATATGATGTGACTGTAGCCATGGATGGGCCCACCGGTCTGCAAATGGCCATGGAACATCCGTTTCAGCTCATCATACTCGATGTGATGCTACCGGGCATGAGTGGAATTGCCGTGTGCAAGGAACTGCGCACCCAACAAAATAAGACCCCCATCCTGATGCTTACCGCACTGGGTTCTACGGAGAATGTAGTATCCGGACTGGATAGCGGGGCAGATGATTACCTGATCAAACCCTTTAAACAGGCGGAGCTGCTGGCCCGGATCCGCTCTTTATTAAGAAGACAACCGGACAATACTGTCGCCGTTCTTCCTGCTGCCAACCTGCTCAAACTCGCCGACCTGGAACTGAATACAGATACTAAAAGCGCCAGCCGTAGCGGGGAAAGCATCACACTTACTGCTACAGAATACCGGCTGCTGGAATATTTTCTGCGCAATCCCCGTCGTGTGTTGTCAAGAATGGAGATCCTGGAAAATGTGTGGGGCATCGACTTTAATATGAATACCAAGGTAGTGGATGTATATGTGAATTACCTCCGCAGGAAAGTAAACCGAAAAGACCTGCCAGCCCTTATCCAGACTGTGGTTGGTATGGGTTATATGCTGAAAGAAGAAGCATGA
- a CDS encoding HAMP domain-containing sensor histidine kinase produces the protein MSIRVKILILFTALTVFIITLIAGGAYFLANQYSFTDFYKRLEIRAIVAARAALIKDRDNSATYTEIRNEHLERMPYEKEYFLKLDKEGHFNRPTSLAALPGSFFEMVQLQGKANHRSGDIFFTGVEFGSDPDRYIVIVSARNDFGRRYMADLKHVLTICLGTAGILVLAAGFFFSRYILQPVRVMTAQVKNIRAHNLHLRLDSPDSNDEMFELAQTFNNMLDRLETAFETQNNFVSNASHELGTPLTAIIGEAELALNKQRSDAEYRQSIQVILGEAERLEHITKSLLRLAQTGFGGKGQQRERIRVDELIFSVKDTIDQINPDNKVEIDYSMLPEDEAKLFILGDAQLLHLAFSNIVQNACKYSDNHPVSVALAATDTNIILLIQDQGIGIPASELPFIYDPFFRASNTSGYKGYGIGLPLSRNIIRLHGGNIIVNSQQGKGTEIRITLPVA, from the coding sequence ATGAGTATACGTGTCAAAATACTGATCCTGTTTACTGCACTGACAGTTTTTATCATCACGCTGATAGCTGGTGGTGCTTACTTTCTCGCCAATCAATACTCTTTTACTGACTTTTATAAACGTCTTGAAATACGCGCCATCGTTGCCGCGCGTGCTGCCCTGATCAAAGACAGAGATAACAGTGCTACCTATACGGAAATCCGTAATGAGCACCTGGAACGTATGCCTTATGAAAAGGAATACTTCCTGAAGCTGGATAAGGAAGGGCATTTTAACCGCCCCACTTCATTGGCTGCCCTGCCTGGTTCTTTCTTTGAAATGGTACAGTTGCAGGGGAAAGCGAATCATCGTAGTGGTGATATTTTCTTTACTGGTGTTGAATTTGGCTCAGATCCTGACCGCTATATCGTGATTGTCTCTGCCCGCAATGACTTTGGCCGCCGTTACATGGCGGATCTGAAGCACGTACTGACCATTTGCCTGGGTACTGCCGGCATACTGGTACTGGCAGCGGGGTTCTTCTTTTCGAGATACATTCTGCAACCCGTAAGGGTCATGACTGCCCAGGTAAAAAACATCAGGGCCCATAACCTTCACCTGCGGCTGGATTCGCCTGATAGTAACGATGAGATGTTCGAACTGGCACAGACGTTCAATAACATGCTGGACAGGCTGGAAACGGCTTTCGAAACACAGAACAACTTTGTAAGTAATGCCTCTCATGAACTGGGAACACCGCTCACCGCTATCATTGGCGAAGCGGAACTGGCATTGAATAAGCAACGCTCAGATGCGGAATACAGGCAGTCCATACAAGTGATACTGGGAGAAGCCGAACGCCTGGAACACATCACAAAGAGCTTGCTGCGCCTTGCCCAGACAGGGTTTGGCGGTAAGGGCCAACAACGTGAACGGATACGGGTGGATGAGCTGATCTTCTCCGTAAAAGATACCATTGACCAGATCAATCCTGATAATAAAGTAGAAATAGATTATTCCATGTTGCCGGAAGATGAGGCAAAGCTCTTCATTCTGGGAGATGCGCAGTTATTGCACCTGGCATTCAGCAATATTGTACAGAATGCCTGCAAGTATTCTGATAACCACCCGGTGAGTGTGGCTTTGGCCGCTACTGATACCAATATTATCCTGTTGATCCAGGATCAGGGGATTGGTATTCCTGCATCTGAATTGCCATTTATCTATGATCCTTTCTTCCGCGCTTCTAATACAAGTGGTTATAAAGGATATGGTATCGGGTTGCCATTATCCCGTAATATCATCCGTCTGCACGGGGGCAATATCATTGTAAACAGCCAGCAGGGCAAGGGAACAGAGATAAGGATCACCCTGCCGGTAGCGTAG
- a CDS encoding bestrophin family protein, translated as MLLKKNIPFRYVFGKIKYEIALVVLYTLVIVLLHDRFNLKETINIPLSVPMIMGTVISLLLAFRSNQAYDRWWEARTVWGAIVNDSRSFTREVLTFIHSNEFPEEAERLRERMIRRQMAWCYSLGQQLRGLSATEGLERLIPKREVAYVARFANVPMALLELHAKDLQIALQRDWINAYQQVQIDSTLNKFSDSMGKCERIKNTVFPSTYSLYIHFALNFFIMLLPFGVIEFFGYAAVPLVGAIASSFLLIEKMAIHLQDPFDNKPTDTPMTAIARTIERDLRQMLNDNHVPETPPVYSYYVM; from the coding sequence ATGCTACTCAAGAAAAATATACCCTTTAGATATGTGTTTGGGAAGATAAAATATGAAATCGCGTTGGTTGTATTATATACTCTTGTAATAGTGTTATTACATGACCGGTTCAATCTGAAAGAAACTATCAACATCCCATTGAGTGTACCAATGATTATGGGTACAGTAATATCACTGCTGCTCGCGTTCCGGTCTAACCAGGCGTATGATCGCTGGTGGGAGGCACGTACAGTGTGGGGCGCCATCGTGAACGATTCCCGCTCTTTTACAAGAGAAGTACTCACTTTTATACATAGTAATGAATTTCCGGAAGAGGCAGAACGGTTGCGTGAAAGAATGATACGCAGACAGATGGCATGGTGTTATTCACTGGGTCAGCAACTGAGAGGATTGTCTGCAACAGAAGGGCTGGAGCGACTGATCCCTAAGAGAGAAGTAGCGTATGTAGCACGCTTTGCGAATGTGCCGATGGCATTGCTGGAGCTGCATGCAAAGGATTTGCAGATAGCGCTGCAACGTGACTGGATCAATGCTTATCAGCAGGTGCAGATAGATTCTACATTGAATAAGTTCAGTGATAGCATGGGTAAGTGTGAGCGTATTAAGAATACTGTATTTCCTTCAACCTACAGCTTGTATATACATTTTGCATTGAACTTCTTTATCATGTTATTACCGTTTGGAGTGATAGAGTTTTTTGGTTACGCAGCAGTGCCGCTGGTAGGTGCGATCGCATCGTCTTTCCTGTTGATTGAGAAGATGGCGATACACCTGCAGGATCCGTTTGATAACAAACCAACTGATACGCCAATGACGGCTATTGCGCGTACTATTGAAAGGGATCTGCGGCAGATGCTGAATGACAATCATGTACCGGAAACACCGCCCGTGTACTCTTATTATGTGATGTAG
- the ruvB gene encoding Holliday junction branch migration DNA helicase RuvB, whose translation MRPDEVRPSAAEKEFENSIRPKEIVDFSGQEQIIENLKIFIKAAKLRGEALDHVLFHGPPGLGKTTLSRIVSNEMGVNIRETSGPVIEKPGDLAGLLTNLEPKDVLFIDEIHRLSTVVEEYLYSAMEDYRIDIMIDTGPSARAIQISLHPFTLIGATTRSGLLTAPLLSRFGIKSRLEYYNSATLQKIIWRAAGLLETKITSEAAMEIARRSRGTPRIANGLLRRVRDFAQVVGNGTIDMDIAKFSLKALNVDEYGLDEMDNRILQVIIENFKGGPVGITTIATAVGEEAGTLEEVYEPFLIQEGFIKRTPRGREVTEKAYVHLGKTPRSGASGGLLF comes from the coding sequence ATAAGACCAGATGAAGTCCGCCCAAGTGCGGCAGAAAAGGAGTTTGAAAACAGCATACGGCCCAAAGAAATCGTCGATTTCTCGGGACAGGAGCAGATTATTGAGAACCTCAAGATCTTTATCAAGGCCGCCAAACTGAGAGGCGAAGCGCTGGACCATGTGCTTTTTCACGGCCCTCCCGGATTGGGTAAAACAACGCTGTCACGCATTGTCTCCAACGAAATGGGGGTCAACATCCGTGAAACCTCCGGCCCTGTGATCGAGAAACCCGGTGATCTGGCCGGTCTGCTCACCAACCTCGAGCCGAAGGATGTGCTGTTCATAGATGAAATTCACCGGCTCAGTACCGTGGTGGAAGAATACCTCTATTCTGCCATGGAAGACTACCGCATCGATATCATGATCGATACAGGTCCAAGCGCCCGTGCCATCCAGATCTCATTACATCCGTTTACTCTCATAGGGGCTACTACCCGTTCAGGGTTACTCACTGCTCCCCTGCTCTCCCGCTTTGGTATCAAGTCAAGGCTGGAATACTATAACTCCGCTACCCTGCAAAAGATCATCTGGCGTGCCGCCGGCCTGCTCGAAACAAAGATCACCAGCGAGGCTGCAATGGAAATAGCGCGGAGATCGAGAGGTACCCCTCGTATTGCCAACGGCTTACTGAGAAGGGTAAGAGACTTTGCACAGGTAGTGGGAAACGGCACCATCGATATGGATATTGCTAAATTCAGCCTGAAAGCACTGAACGTAGATGAATACGGGCTGGACGAAATGGATAACCGTATCCTGCAGGTTATTATCGAAAACTTTAAAGGTGGTCCGGTGGGTATAACCACCATCGCTACAGCTGTAGGCGAAGAAGCCGGCACACTGGAAGAAGTGTATGAACCATTCCTCATACAGGAAGGGTTTATCAAGCGTACCCCACGTGGAAGGGAAGTAACAGAGAAAGCATATGTACACCTCGGCAAAACACCCAGAAGTGGTGCCAGCGGTGGCTTACTATTTTAA